TACGCCTTGCCACTGACCGTGATGGGTCCGGCCATCCCATTCAGCACAATCCGGATGATGCGGTTAGGATGTTCAGCCAGCACCCAATCCGACCCCGCCAGCGGCGGCGCCTGAATGGGGCTGCCCAAACCATCGGCCTGATGGCAGGAAGCACAGTACGTCAAATAAATGCCGCGTCCCTTTTCAAACAAGGGGTCCGTGGCGGGTTTGGGATTCGCCTCCTCCACCTTCTGCAGGGACGCATAGGGCGTGTACACCCGGGGGTTGAAACCGCCCGCCTGCCGGTCCAGGCTCATGGTGGCCACGTAAAACAAAATGCCCAGCAAGCCCACCAGCCACATCGGCGTGGGGGCGGTCCCGGCCTGTGGCTCGGCGTCCTCAGGCAGGGGGCGAAGCTCCATGGGAGAGGGCGCGCTCATGGCGTGGAAGAGTTGACGGCGGACGGCGGCACGGCATTCGTGCCTCCCGCCTGGTTGACCTGGTTGGTTTTCCCGGCGGCTGCAGCCGCCTCAGCCGCGCCCGGCAGCGGCGCCTCAAATACCGGGGCATCCGCCCGCAAGCTCAGCAAGTAAGCCATCAACGCCCGGGCACGCGGGCCGGGTACGATTTGCTCAAGCCAGCGTCCCGGTCCTGGCTGATTCACTTGCAACGCCAGCGGGTCCGCCTCCTGACCAGGGCGCAGGGGCCGCCGCTCAAACAAAAAGGCATAAGCAGGCATGACCGAAGCAGGCGCCAACTGCCGTGGATTGTATAAGTGCAGGTACAACCGCCGCTCCAATTCCTCCACGTGATTGGAGTCGGTTAAAAATTTCCATGGTACCGCAAATCGCGCCGGCTCGCGCATCGCCAGGTTGGCCAGGTCCGGCCCCATCCGCAGGTTGCCCACCAGCACCGGCCGGTCCGCCAGGAAATCCTGCGCCACCGTCCGCCGCACCCCCCAGCCGCGCTCAAGGTCACCTTCCGGGCGCACCTGCTGCGTGTGGCACTCGGCGCAACCCAGTGACCGATAGACCTGCAGCCCTTGCTGTGCCAACCCCGGCCGCCCTGTGGGATAATCCGGTTGTGGGGCCGGCTGGGGCACCGGCTCCAATCGGCCCAACTGCAACTGCGGCGTCATCACCAGCCCGGCCCAGGACAGCGCCAGCGTCAGAAACGCACTCAAGAAAATCAGCGCCCCGTGATTCATGCCGCCACCTCCCGCGCTGGTGATGTGGGTGCCGGACAGCAGCTCGTGCGCACCGCTTGAAACATGGCCCGTGACCCCTGATAGATTACCGCCCCGGCCAGCGCCGTCCCGCCCACCGTCATGATTAACAACCCCAGCCCGGCCAGTTTCAAACCCGGCAGCGCCGCCGTGACTGCGGTCATGAATGGCTGCCGCCAATCGGCCAGGACGCCAGCCTGAGCGTTGCCAGCCCACAGCAACCCGAGGGCCCACAACACCGCGCCAGCCATCAGGCATCCGGCCATGCCGCGGCTCAAGGTGCAGGTGCACGCTTCACCTCCGCAGGCCAGCCGGGGGACCACATACATGAACCCGCCCGCCAAAACCGGCAACGCAAAACCCAGCATCCATAACGTGGGCCGCGCCGCGGTCAGAAAAGTCAGATTCACCACCTCCTGCAGGGCTGGCCGCGATACCGCCGCCTGCCACACCACCGCCACCACCCACATCAACGCCCCAAACAAACTCAACCCCAGCCCCGGCTGCCGCCACAAACCCCGATATTGGCCGCCCAGGGTCTGATGCAGATTCAACGCCAGCGCCAGGGCGGCCACCAACATGAGCAGGTCAGCCACCGCGCTCACCGCCGGCAGCCAGCGCGGCACCGGCAGCCCAAAATGAAATCCGCCAGCCGTGCCAAAGACCGCCACCACCCAGAAAACCGTCTTACTCATCGCCACGCTATGCAGGGGCCGCCCGCTGTAACGCGGCACGAAATAAAACACCGCCGCCAGCCCCGCCGCGGAAAGCCAGAGCACCAGGAGATTATTGGCCAGCCACGTGCCGGCCACCACTTGCATCACCCCGCGCGGCGGCGCGCAATGCAGCAACACCAGCCCGACGGTCATCAGCCAGAACAACCAAAAGACCCCCGCCATGGCCCACCATTGCGCGGGATACACCGCCGGCCGCGCCCGTTGCTGCAAGGTGAACCACGCGCTCACCCCCAGCGCCGCCAGTCCCGCCCACATGACCCCGCTCCCATAAATCGGCGCGCCCCACAACGGATAGCCCGTCGCATCCCCCGCCAAAATGCCCACCGTCCCCAATATCACGCCCAAGTTCCACAGCGCTCCCCCCAGGCACGTCAGCCAGCGCTGTTGCAAGCCCACACCTCCGAGCCGTGCGAGCATCCATAATCCCAGCGCCAACCCAGCCTGGGTGGCAAATCCGTAAAACAACACATGCTGCGCCGCGGGCCACAATCGGCCATAAGAGTTCCAGGCGGACGTCCCCAAGGCCCCGGGAAAGAGCAACTGTCCCCAGGCCCATGCCATGAGAACCAAGCCCAGCGCCAGCCAGCCCGCCGCCTTGGCCAGCAGCCACAACACCGGCCAGCGCGACACCGCATCCACTTCCGCGGCGCTCCGGGGGGACGGGGAGGCTGAAGGTGCAACACTCATATTCATGCCGGGCCGTCGCGCATTACTCGTAGGGGTTCACCGGCGGCGGGGGCTTGGCGGAAGCCTTCTCCAGCCGCTGCAACAGTTGCTTGCGCCCCAGCGCGGGGTCGGACCACTCCCGCGCCACCATTTCCATCGCCCGCGTCACGGGCAGGCGCACCACCCCTTTGGTCTGGTCCACCCACCCATAATTCTCCAGCGCCTCATGATTCGCCGCGTTCAGCTCCGCCAGCGCCTTCGCCCGTTCTTCCGCGCGCCGGGCGTTCAAATCCGGCGGGCGGGTGTAATGAATCATCAGCCCCACCAGCAACAGAATGGTCGCCAAAGCCGTCACCACCGCGGCGGCATTGGCCCAGCGCCGGCGGGAAATTGGGGATACGGTTTCGCTCATCTGGACGCCTCCTTTCATTTGGCTGGTCCGGGTGCCGCCTGCGCCGGCGGCACATACACCCCCATCGTCTCGGCGATGCGCGGGTCCCGCTGCGGATAGGGTGGATGCGCCTGAAAATACCGCAGGAACACCATGCCCAGCACCCCGGCCATGAACGCCAACGCCGCCACATCCAGCCAGTGCACCCGCAAACCGTCCGGATTTAACACCGGCTTGATGTTGAAGGTCATGTCGGCGTAATGCATCAGCCACGCCCACACACACATCGGCACCATCACCTGCAGCGACAGCTTGGCATCAATCCGCAGCAGCGCCAGAAACGGCAGGAAAAAGTGGCCAAACAGGATGATTAATCCCAAATCCCACCACGTCCCCTGTTCGCGCTGCACGTACCAGAAGGTTTCTTCCGGGATGGCCGCGTTCCAAATCAGGAAGTACTGCGAAAACGCGATGTACGCATAAAAAACCGTGAATGCAAAAAACAGCACGCCGGTGTCGTGGAAGGTCTTGGTCTGCACCACCGCCTGCAACGGCCCGGCCTGTTTCAGCTTCAAGGCCAGCAAATACGTCGTGGCCAGCGTCACCCACACGCTGCCCGCAAAGTAATACACGCCGTACATCGTGGAGAACCACTGATGCTGGAGCGACTTCATCCAGAAAATCGCCCCCAGCGTCAGGCTGATCGCAAACAGAAAAATCCCCGCCGCCGACCAACGCCGCATGGCAAAGGTTTCAGCCGCCGCGCCCGTTTCATCCTGCCGCAGGGAATGCCGCCGCAACTGCCACGCCAGCAGCGACCACAACAGAAACAAGCCCGCCGACACCGCCAGCCAGACCGGCTTGTTGAACAACACGTGCTTGACGTGCAGCGCATGGTCCGCGTGCGGGTCCAGCGCCATCCAGCGGTAGATGTAATGCTCGGGACTCGCCAAGAGCGCATTCAGCGCAATCGGCACAAATAACAGACCCAGCACCGGAAACAGCCAGGCCAGGTGCTCCCACACCCGCCGCAACGGCACCATCCATTGCGAATCAAACAGGTGATGCATGATCACCAGAAACAACGCCCCCAGGCTCAGGCTCAGAAAAAACATGAAGGCCGTCAGGTACGAATACCCAAACTGCTTCGGCCACCACACCGCGCCCGCCAGACACAACAGCCCGCCCGCGACCGCCAGCACCGCCGGCACCCGGCCCCATCGGCCCAGGTCCAGCTTCGCGGCGGGCGTTGGCAAATGTGAACTCGTGCTCATGTTTCGAGAAACAGGTTTCGCTTACTTCAATTTGGCCCGCCATTCCGGCGGCACGTCATCCACCGTGCCCAGCCGGCTTAGTTGCAGGGCGCGCAGATACGCCACGATGGCCCACCGGTCGTCTATGCCTATCTGCGCCGCGTAACCGCTCATCAGGTTTTTGCCGTAACTGATGGTGTAAAACAGCTCGCCATCGGGCAGCTCCACAATTCGCTTGTCATGCAAATTGGCCACCACGCCCATGGCCCCGATTTTTTTGGTAATCCCGTTGCCGTCCGCCTGCGCCCCATGACACGGGGCGCAGTGAATGAGGAAGCGCTCCTGCCCCCGCGCCAGCATCGTGTGGGTCACCGCCGCCGGCAGCGCCTCCACAAAATTGGTCGTGCCTGGCACCCGGCCGGTGTTCCAGGGCGTCTCCGCATACGGCTCGCCGCGCGCAATGGTGCCCGCCGGCCGCGGTCGGCTGCCCCGCTGGTCCGCAAAAAATTCACTCTGGAACTGCGGCCGCTGCTTGGGCTGCCGCACCATGTCTGCAAATATTTCAATGGGCGGCCGTCGCGAGGTGCTGCCGCGGAATCCCGCAATGGCCACCACCGCCGCCACCACCGCCACAAAGGTTAGCAGGATGTATCGCATGGTTATTCCTCCACCACCTCGATGTGACGGCTCCCCAGGCGCTCCAGCATCTGGCGCGTTTCCGTCTCCGAATACTTCGGGTCATCCGTTTCGATGACCACGTAAAACTTGTCGTGCGTGGCCTGCTTGAAGCGCCGGTTCTTCAACAACGGATGATGCAACCGCGGCAGGCGGTTCAAAAACAACATCCCGAACAGCGAGCCAAACGCCCCCAGCAAAATCGTCAGCTCATAACTGGGCGGAAACGAGGACAACGGACTGTAGTAGGGCTTGCCGCCCACCAGGATGGGATAATCCACCGCATTCATCCACCAGATCATCAACTGTCCCAGCGCAAACCCCGTGGCCCCGCCAAGGAACGTGAACCAGCCCACCGGCGAGTTCTTCAACCCCATGGCCCGGTCCATCCCGTGCACCGGAAACGGCGTGAACACGTCCCAGCGCCGGAAACCGGCGTCGCGAATCGCCTCCGCGGCGCGCAGCACCGCCGCCGGCGTCTCAAACTCGGCCAGAATGCCGTACACCTGTCGCGGCTCGCTCATGCGTGATGCCCTCCTTCCCGGGCCCCGCCCAGCGGATGATGCGGGTCTGCCTGCGGCGTAATGCCCTTGACCTCACTGATGGCAATCATCGGCAGGAATCGCATAAACAAC
This is a stretch of genomic DNA from Fontisphaera persica. It encodes these proteins:
- a CDS encoding cbb3-type cytochrome c oxidase subunit II, yielding MSAFLTLALSWAGLVMTPQLQLGRLEPVPQPAPQPDYPTGRPGLAQQGLQVYRSLGCAECHTQQVRPEGDLERGWGVRRTVAQDFLADRPVLVGNLRMGPDLANLAMREPARFAVPWKFLTDSNHVEELERRLYLHLYNPRQLAPASVMPAYAFLFERRPLRPGQEADPLALQVNQPGPGRWLEQIVPGPRARALMAYLLSLRADAPVFEAPLPGAAEAAAAAGKTNQVNQAGGTNAVPPSAVNSSTP
- a CDS encoding c-type cytochrome, with amino-acid sequence MSAPSPMELRPLPEDAEPQAGTAPTPMWLVGLLGILFYVATMSLDRQAGGFNPRVYTPYASLQKVEEANPKPATDPLFEKGRGIYLTYCASCHQADGLGSPIQAPPLAGSDWVLAEHPNRIIRIVLNGMAGPITVSGKAYTFNNVMLPWKDTLNDEQIAAVLTYIRMNKAWGNQASPVRPEQVAPIRKATAGRDTNWTQEELLKIALGEE
- a CDS encoding cbb3-type cytochrome c oxidase subunit I gives rise to the protein MSVAPSASPSPRSAAEVDAVSRWPVLWLLAKAAGWLALGLVLMAWAWGQLLFPGALGTSAWNSYGRLWPAAQHVLFYGFATQAGLALGLWMLARLGGVGLQQRWLTCLGGALWNLGVILGTVGILAGDATGYPLWGAPIYGSGVMWAGLAALGVSAWFTLQQRARPAVYPAQWWAMAGVFWLFWLMTVGLVLLHCAPPRGVMQVVAGTWLANNLLVLWLSAAGLAAVFYFVPRYSGRPLHSVAMSKTVFWVVAVFGTAGGFHFGLPVPRWLPAVSAVADLLMLVAALALALNLHQTLGGQYRGLWRQPGLGLSLFGALMWVVAVVWQAAVSRPALQEVVNLTFLTAARPTLWMLGFALPVLAGGFMYVVPRLACGGEACTCTLSRGMAGCLMAGAVLWALGLLWAGNAQAGVLADWRQPFMTAVTAALPGLKLAGLGLLIMTVGGTALAGAVIYQGSRAMFQAVRTSCCPAPTSPAREVAA
- a CDS encoding c-type cytochrome, producing the protein MRYILLTFVAVVAAVVAIAGFRGSTSRRPPIEIFADMVRQPKQRPQFQSEFFADQRGSRPRPAGTIARGEPYAETPWNTGRVPGTTNFVEALPAAVTHTMLARGQERFLIHCAPCHGAQADGNGITKKIGAMGVVANLHDKRIVELPDGELFYTISYGKNLMSGYAAQIGIDDRWAIVAYLRALQLSRLGTVDDVPPEWRAKLK
- a CDS encoding DUF3341 domain-containing protein yields the protein MSEPRQVYGILAEFETPAAVLRAAEAIRDAGFRRWDVFTPFPVHGMDRAMGLKNSPVGWFTFLGGATGFALGQLMIWWMNAVDYPILVGGKPYYSPLSSFPPSYELTILLGAFGSLFGMLFLNRLPRLHHPLLKNRRFKQATHDKFYVVIETDDPKYSETETRQMLERLGSRHIEVVEE